TCTGGGAAAACAACGTTGCTTAACATTATGGCAGGACTAGACACAAACTATTCTGGAGAGTATCTATTCGAACAATCGTCGTGTCGTAAAAATAATGATTATATGTCAAAACTTCGTTTGCAAAACTTTGGAATGATTACACAAAAATATTATTTATTAAATGATCGGACAGTTTTTAATAATGTTGCCATTTCACTAAGGAACTCAAATCTAAAGGAAAAAGAAATAAAAAATCAAGTGGAAGCAACATTAGAAAAAGTAGGATTGGCAGATTATAGGAATAAATCACCAAGATCATTATCAGGTGGAGAAAGTCAAAGGGTTGCTATAGCAAGAGCGATTGTAAAACGACCTAAATTACTTTTAGCAGATGAGCCGACAGGTGCGTTAGATGAAAAAACAGAAGAATCTATTTTATCGCTGTTTTCTAATTTGATTAATGAAGGAAATAAAATGATTATCGTTACACATAGTAAAATTATTTCTGACTTTTGCACACTGAGGTATGAAGTAACAGATAAACGTATACAATTATTAAAATAAATGAACAGAGAAGCAATACCATAAGATACAGAAGTAAAAGAATTAGGTAGTTGACATAGAAGCATTTAGTTGTTTTTTAGGAGGTTGGAATATGACTCCCAGAGCTACATTCCAACCTCGACTATTTATAGAAAATGGAGTATAATGTGAATCACTGAAAAATTACGACCTTCAAATCGTAGATGCATTCAGAATCTAAATTGAAATGATGGTGATCAAATGACAGATAACAGTAAAACTCGTGTGGTTGTAGGCATGAGTGGCGGTGTGGATTCGTCTGTTACAGCGTTGCTTTTAAAAGAGCAAGGCTATGATGTCGTGGGTATCTTTATGAAAAATTGGGATGACACGGATGAAAATGGTGTATGTACTGCTACAGAAGATTATAAAGATGTGGCAAAAGTGGCTGATCAAATCGGCATTCCTTATTATTCAGTAAATTTTGAAAAGGAATATTGGGATCGAGTATTTGAGTATTTTCTTGCAGAGTACCGACGTGGACGGACACCAAACCCAGACGTCATGTGCAATAAAGAAATTAAATTCAAAGCGTTTCTCGAGTACGCAATGCAACTAGGTGCAGATTATGTGGCAACTGGACATTATGCCCAAGTAGAAAGAAAAGAAGACGGTATAGTACGCATGTTGCGTGGTATTGATAATAATAAAGACCAAACGTATTTCTTGAGTCAATTATCTCAAGCTCAATTAGCAAAAACAATGTTTCCTTTAGGTGGCATGGAAAAAGCAGAAGTTCGAGCAATCGCTGAACGAGCAAACTTAGCGACAGCTAAGAAAAAAGACTCTACAGGAGTTTGTTTTATCGGAGAAAAGAACTTCAAGCAATTTTTAAGCAACTATCTACCGGCTAAAAAAGGAAATATGGTGACTTTAGATGGCGAAATCAAAGGGCAACATGATGGCTTGATGTATTACACAATCGGTCAACGTCAAGGCTTAGGAATTGGTGGGGGTAAAGGCTCACAAGAACCTTGGTTTGTGATTGGAAAAGATTTAGCAAGTAATACGCTATATGTTGGTCAAGGTTTTCACCATGAACAACTATATGCAACGCACTTAGATGCTAGCGAAATTCATTTTACTGTAGATACAGAAATGCCTAGAGAATTTGAATGTACAGCAAAGTTTCGCTATCGCCAACAAGATGTACCAGTTAAAGTTGTTTTAACAGGTGATGGAACAAGTGCAAAAGTGATTTTTTCTGAACCGGTTCGAGCAATTACTCCTGGACAAGCAGTTGTATTTTATGACGGAATGGAATGTCTTGGCGGAGGCTTGATTGATCAAGCTTATCAAGAAGAAAAAGTTTTGCAATATATCTAAATCAAAAAAAGAGTAGGAGGAATTCCTACTCGCAGACTATAAACAAAAGATACAAACGAACTTCTTATTTAGAAGCTTTGTTTGTATCTTTTGAATTTTAAGAAAAAAATAAGTAAGAACGTTGGTCTCCACTTCTAGCTTTTTAAGTTCATTTTTAGGAAATTTGATTATGTTATCGGAATAATAGTGGATTTAGACTAAGGTATAAAAAAAGGATAATTGGCAAAAAACAATTATTCAAACGAATGTATGAGTATGGAAGATGGAATTTTAACATATTTTTAGTTTGAATAACATTCTATTGATCTTGATTTATGTGGATATACACCTTATTGAAATCTATTTTATGTTTAATAAAACGTCTGTTATACTTAAATTTGAACTATATTATATAGTTCAAATTTAAGTATAACAAGGAGGAATATCATGAAAAAAGGGAAGGGAAATAATAGGTTTTTAGGTAGTATTTTAGTTGCGGTTAGTATTTTAACTGCTACGAAAGCCAATGCAGCTCCAGCGTTACAAGAAGAAGTGAAGTTTCAGCAACCAAATGGAATAGAAGTAAAAGCAACACAATATGGAGATGAATTTTTCCATTACACGGTTGGAGAAGATAGTAGTCTTTATGCTAAAAAAGCAGATGGTTATTGGTACTATGAGACAAAAGGGGCAAATACTCGACAAAAAGAGGCAAAAGTAGGGATCGATCCTAAACCCCAAAATGTAAAAATGCAGTCAGATGTAAAAGATGATATTACTATAGAAAAGAAAAGAGCGAATTTTAATCAAAGAATTTTAACGAAACAAAATAAAAAATTAAGTAAAGATCAAAATTTACTTGTAGTGTTAATTGAATTTAATGACGTGAAACTAACAACTTCATTAGAAGAATGGCAAAAAAAAGTTTTTTCAACAGAAGGAAAAACAGTGAAATCCTTCTTCTCTGAACAAACAAATAAACGAATTGAACTGCAACCTGCGAAGGAAACTGCAGATATAAAAGATGGTGTCATGAAGATTCACATGGATCAAGAGCATCCTGATAAGGGAAGCGGCTTCAATATTTTCGAATTAGCAACTGATATTTTGCAAA
The DNA window shown above is from Enterococcus sp. 4G2_DIV0659 and carries:
- the mnmA gene encoding tRNA 2-thiouridine(34) synthase MnmA — translated: MTDNSKTRVVVGMSGGVDSSVTALLLKEQGYDVVGIFMKNWDDTDENGVCTATEDYKDVAKVADQIGIPYYSVNFEKEYWDRVFEYFLAEYRRGRTPNPDVMCNKEIKFKAFLEYAMQLGADYVATGHYAQVERKEDGIVRMLRGIDNNKDQTYFLSQLSQAQLAKTMFPLGGMEKAEVRAIAERANLATAKKKDSTGVCFIGEKNFKQFLSNYLPAKKGNMVTLDGEIKGQHDGLMYYTIGQRQGLGIGGGKGSQEPWFVIGKDLASNTLYVGQGFHHEQLYATHLDASEIHFTVDTEMPREFECTAKFRYRQQDVPVKVVLTGDGTSAKVIFSEPVRAITPGQAVVFYDGMECLGGGLIDQAYQEEKVLQYI
- a CDS encoding M6 family metalloprotease domain-containing protein, with translation MKKGKGNNRFLGSILVAVSILTATKANAAPALQEEVKFQQPNGIEVKATQYGDEFFHYTVGEDSSLYAKKADGYWYYETKGANTRQKEAKVGIDPKPQNVKMQSDVKDDITIEKKRANFNQRILTKQNKKLSKDQNLLVVLIEFNDVKLTTSLEEWQKKVFSTEGKTVKSFFSEQTNKRIELQPAKETADIKDGVMKIHMDQEHPDKGSGFNIFELATDILQKIKHQIDFSSYDTNKDHAIEPDELHVMFVIAGYEHSAGNIGKGVWGRKGWSSNLTTVDGMKFTDFTMFGEKMKYNDKDISSTIGVICHELGHDLGLPDLYNTEGDGAGLGIMSLMSQGSWGEESGEFGGMTPVGLDAYSKVQLGIPDEEMNPAQKYDKKIHAISEATDPTILKLQSQNQNEYFYWKIDNYMVLIKE